One Exiguobacterium acetylicum DNA segment encodes these proteins:
- a CDS encoding heavy metal translocating P-type ATPase codes for MDCSSCAKTIEQHFQKMQNVQTVTVSFARGEMEIDHQLDARQVQSELNKIGFDGYVKGKKTSEAPVRSFEGISLILSGILIGLGLLIQTSGVAYLPNVLYGIALILSGGRVFRSAYYAVRARSLDMNVLMSVAAIGAACIGEWLEGATVVFLFAIGNLLQNRSLARTRNSIQKLIELSPKEAFVLTDGDVRRKPVEAVRVGEILRIRPGDQVALDGTILNGTTTINQAPITGESIPVDKKEGDHVFAGTLNMDRSFDMIVEKTYQETTLAHIIELVEEAQDNKAPSEAFIDRFAKVYTPFVFLGALLLMIVPPLLQLGSWGEWFYKG; via the coding sequence ATGGACTGTAGTAGCTGTGCTAAGACGATCGAACAACACTTTCAAAAGATGCAAAATGTCCAGACCGTCACAGTTTCGTTTGCCCGTGGGGAGATGGAAATCGACCATCAGCTGGATGCTCGACAAGTCCAAAGCGAGCTGAACAAGATCGGTTTCGATGGATACGTCAAGGGAAAGAAAACGTCCGAGGCACCGGTCCGGTCGTTCGAGGGGATCTCCTTGATCCTGTCCGGGATTTTGATTGGTCTGGGATTGCTCATCCAAACGAGCGGAGTAGCGTATCTTCCGAATGTTTTGTACGGTATCGCCTTGATCCTCAGTGGGGGGAGAGTTTTCCGGAGTGCCTATTATGCCGTCCGTGCCCGCTCACTCGACATGAACGTATTGATGAGCGTAGCAGCCATCGGTGCCGCATGTATCGGGGAGTGGCTCGAGGGAGCGACCGTCGTCTTCCTCTTTGCCATCGGCAATTTGCTTCAGAATCGCTCCCTTGCGCGGACGCGCAATTCCATTCAGAAACTGATCGAACTGTCTCCGAAGGAAGCCTTCGTGCTGACGGACGGGGACGTTAGACGTAAACCGGTGGAAGCGGTGCGAGTCGGAGAAATCCTCCGGATTCGACCAGGTGATCAGGTTGCACTGGACGGCACGATCCTGAACGGGACGACGACCATCAATCAAGCACCGATCACGGGCGAATCGATTCCTGTCGATAAGAAGGAAGGCGATCACGTATTTGCCGGAACGCTCAACATGGATCGTTCGTTCGACATGATCGTCGAGAAGACGTATCAAGAGACGACGCTTGCGCACATCATTGAACTGGTCGAGGAAGCGCAGGATAATAAAGCACCGAGTGAAGCGTTCATCGATCGTTTCGCGAAAGTGTATACACCGTTCGTCTTCCTAGGTGCATTGTTGCTGATGATCGTCCCACCTTTACTCCAACTTGGTAGTTGGGGAGAGTGGTTCTATAAGGGGTAG
- a CDS encoding copper resistance D family protein, with translation MFGRADLIYREGAEAMTALYLIGDTLLYGCLALLIGFFSVQLIPRSYRPDVSLSIRWVRMLIVLMLLSFSLSVLRIVLYLYEEIGFWITLQSVLLTFEAGNAWILMALWSVLLLIVINRASLSPGRIKLGVFLVMAMVVTFAWSGHASSIKGAEGMLVHSIHALAVFIWTGGLLILGFWSPSDRNWGIFLEWFKPLVTLCFLLIVGSGIYLMSVVVQVEEYSDSWILPYGQALLWKHVLILPVLIIGIMNGKWSYASPERSFEVRRMRMRMEGILILLLFTATAWLGQQEPPHSIKDTLQSSGAGPLSGFLFPSLRFTYSDIRFEPTMISLFLMAISLLFVGLLVYVIRSTQDSIKTLYLGLGVSISLFFAALYSISVYL, from the coding sequence ATGTTTGGACGAGCTGATCTGATTTATCGGGAAGGGGCGGAAGCGATGACCGCGCTCTATCTGATCGGCGATACGCTCCTCTACGGTTGTCTTGCGCTGTTGATCGGTTTCTTTTCCGTCCAGCTCATCCCTCGTTCTTACCGACCTGACGTATCGCTTTCAATCCGCTGGGTTCGCATGCTCATCGTGCTGATGCTGTTATCCTTTTCCCTGTCCGTCTTACGAATCGTACTGTATTTATATGAAGAGATCGGTTTTTGGATAACACTGCAATCCGTGTTACTTACATTCGAGGCAGGGAACGCTTGGATTCTGATGGCTCTCTGGAGTGTACTCCTTCTCATCGTCATCAATCGTGCATCACTCAGTCCTGGACGTATAAAACTAGGAGTATTCCTTGTTATGGCGATGGTCGTTACGTTCGCGTGGTCCGGGCACGCCTCTAGCATCAAAGGGGCAGAAGGCATGCTCGTACATTCTATTCACGCACTCGCCGTCTTCATCTGGACCGGTGGATTGCTCATACTCGGCTTTTGGAGTCCATCAGACCGTAACTGGGGCATCTTCCTCGAATGGTTCAAACCACTCGTGACGCTATGTTTCTTACTGATCGTCGGTTCCGGCATCTATCTGATGTCTGTCGTCGTGCAGGTAGAGGAGTATTCCGATTCCTGGATTTTACCGTATGGACAAGCCTTACTCTGGAAACACGTCCTGATTCTACCCGTGCTGATCATCGGTATCATGAACGGGAAGTGGAGTTACGCGTCTCCTGAACGATCGTTTGAAGTCCGACGGATGCGGATGCGCATGGAAGGCATCTTGATCCTGCTTCTCTTCACAGCGACTGCGTGGCTCGGTCAACAGGAACCCCCTCACTCGATCAAGGATACTCTTCAATCCAGCGGGGCTGGTCCACTGTCAGGGTTTCTTTTCCCTAGCTTGCGTTTCACCTATTCTGATATCCGGTTCGAGCCGACCATGATATCCCTCTTCTTGATGGCAATCAGCCTCCTTTTCGTGGGATTGTTGGTGTACGTCATCCGATCAACCCAAGACTCCATCAAGACCCTCTATCTTGGATTAGGCGTCTCGATCTCATTATTTTTCGCCGCGTTGTATAGTATTTCCGTGTATTTATGA
- the relB gene encoding type II toxin-antitoxin system RelB family antitoxin, giving the protein MSTISVRLDDQDTRLIKEYAKAKNITISTLVRDAVLDRIEDEIDLQLYHDSMAAHRKKSEAISFDDMMKELDLE; this is encoded by the coding sequence ATGAGTACCATTTCCGTACGTCTGGATGACCAGGATACACGACTCATCAAGGAATATGCGAAGGCGAAGAACATCACGATTTCTACACTCGTTCGCGATGCCGTCCTCGACCGCATCGAAGACGAAATCGATTTACAACTCTATCATGATTCGATGGCAGCACACCGTAAAAAATCAGAAGCGATCTCTTTCGACGATATGATGAAGGAACTTGATTTAGAATGA
- a CDS encoding type II toxin-antitoxin system RelE family toxin: MTAFTVEFERGAQKSLKKMDPQQARIIMSWIKKNLVGTDDPRRHGKGLVSNRSGEWRYRIGDYRLIADIQDEKVVILILEIGHRRDIYK; the protein is encoded by the coding sequence ATGACAGCATTTACGGTAGAGTTTGAGCGCGGAGCTCAAAAGTCTCTCAAGAAGATGGATCCTCAACAAGCGCGGATCATCATGTCCTGGATCAAGAAGAATCTGGTCGGGACGGATGATCCGCGTCGTCACGGTAAAGGACTCGTCTCGAATCGCTCGGGTGAATGGCGGTATCGCATCGGTGATTATCGTCTGATTGCTGACATCCAGGATGAAAAAGTCGTGATTTTGATTCTCGAGATCGGGCATCGTCGTGATATCTATAAATAA
- a CDS encoding GntR family transcriptional regulator: MSTKKKPKYEKIADELRGRILSGGYDVEEAMPDEIQLAEEFAVSRMTMKRALEILVSEGIIYRQRGQGTFILPSSFSQGRINVLNKESQGLTKLLGERAVRSEVLQFEVRFPDAEVARHLMIEKTDPVYEIRRVRYVDDEPYVIEHTFMPSSLITGVTKEVLDSSIYRYIQEDLGYTITSSHKMIRADKPDQWDRDYLGNEETDPIIEVEQVVFLGNGKPFEYSFSRHRYDKFVFTSVHIGR; this comes from the coding sequence ATGTCTACTAAAAAGAAACCAAAGTATGAGAAAATCGCAGATGAACTGCGCGGACGAATCCTTAGCGGAGGTTATGATGTCGAGGAAGCGATGCCGGACGAAATCCAACTCGCGGAGGAGTTCGCGGTCAGCCGGATGACGATGAAGCGGGCTCTCGAAATCCTGGTATCGGAAGGCATCATCTATCGCCAGCGAGGACAGGGGACCTTCATCCTGCCCTCGAGCTTCTCACAGGGTAGGATCAACGTGTTGAACAAAGAATCCCAAGGGTTGACGAAGCTGCTCGGCGAGCGGGCCGTCAGGAGTGAGGTTCTCCAGTTCGAGGTACGCTTCCCGGATGCAGAGGTCGCCCGTCATCTGATGATTGAGAAGACGGATCCCGTCTATGAAATCCGGCGCGTCCGTTATGTCGATGACGAACCTTACGTGATCGAGCATACGTTCATGCCCTCCTCGTTGATTACTGGTGTGACGAAGGAGGTCCTCGATAGTTCAATCTATCGATACATCCAGGAGGACCTCGGTTACACGATCACGAGCTCACATAAGATGATCCGCGCAGATAAACCGGACCAGTGGGACCGCGATTATCTCGGGAACGAGGAGACCGATCCAATCATCGAGGTCGAGCAAGTCGTCTTCCTCGGGAACGGGAAGCCGTTCGAGTACTCGTTCTCGAGGCACCGTTACGATAAGTTCGTCTTCACTTCCGTCCACATCGGTCGATGA